CCGCTTGGTTTGCGCTGACGCTTCAAAGGCGCTGCGCATGCGCTCGGATGAATCTGGCCGCACCCGCGTGGTCTTGAGCGCTGCGGCGTCAAAGTTGGCCGCGTTGACGTGGTATTCACAAATCCCCACGTCCTTGAGATAACCCACGAGCGTTTCAAACTTGCGAAACGTCCGCACGGCTCCGCGCCTGGCGGCCAGTGCGCGCTCGGTCATGCCGTACTTGACGATAACCCCCCATCCGCCGGGGTGGCCGATCACATCCGCGCCGCGAACGGCTCCGGCTTCGACGAGCCGCTCCAGGGTGAGATGGTCGATGGTATTTGCTGTAGTGGACATTGAGTTTCCCATTTTGGTGTAGAAATAACAACTACAATTATAACCAAGTAACGGTAATTTGGTAACCGACATTCGTTAATATTTCTTCTCTACTCAACATAACGCCTGTTTTCAGTGTGCCTGGTGGCTCTACTTCAAAGGCTGAACCACCCCCACACGTTTGTACAGGGTCGTCCGCGACACGCCATAACGCTCGGCAATGTCCTTCACCTGCGCCGCTGGATCAGTCAGCAGTGTCTTGATCTCCCGTATCTGCTTTTCGTTGAGCTTGGGCTTGCGACCACCCACCCTGCCACGGGCGCGCGCAGCAGTGAGGCCCGCCAGGGTGCGCTCCCGTATCAGATTGCGCTCGAACTCGGCCAGGGCCGCGAAAACATGGAACTGCAACTTACCGGAAGCACTGCCCGTGTCGATTTTCTCGCTCAGGCTTTCAAAGGGGATGCCTTCACGCTCCAGGTCTCCAATGATCTTCACCAGGTCAGACAGGGAACGCCCCAACCGGTCCAGTCGCCACACCACCAGGGTGTCGCCCGAACGCAGCGACTTGAGGCAATGCGCCAGCTCGATGCGCGTGGCCGACTTGCCCGAAGCCGTCTCTTCGTAAATCGTGATGCAGCCTGAACGGGTCAGGGCATCACGTTGCAAGTCCAGATTCTGATCATCGGTGGAGACACGGGCATAACCGATTCGTTGACTCATACGTTTAGTGAACTTTGATTTAAATATGAGTTAGTTTACACATTTGAGCCAAAAAATGGGCTTTTAAAGCCCATTTTGCAAGTGTCAACTAAACGACCGTTTTATTGACGAAACCTCATGCCTGATCGTGTTTTGTGAGTGACTGCAAAAGACTGATTGCGGTAGTAGCGGTTTGTGATCGGCCTGCTCCAAACCCGACATTGGCATCAACAGCCGACGGTCGCAATGCGGCGATGATTTCATCAATGGCAGCACTCGCCCAATCGGCCACTTTTGTACATACGGAGTCCGGGCGGTGGATCAATGCCGATCAACACGATGTAGCGTCGGTCTGTACGCACCCGGCAGTGGTGCGGAAACCAGCAACGCGTCAGTTGACCGCTGACACTTGAATCGCGCCGTTGTTCAAGAAGCAAGTCCTGTCGAATAACGTGAGATCGAGGGGGTTCGGCAACCGAACGTCAGCGAGACCAGGTAAAGGGCTTGCTACCGGGTCGTAAGATCGGTCAATTTGGGAGATGAACACGACGATCAATCCCCGATCACGGGCAAATGCCTTGAGGGACCGAACCTGCACGGCAAGCTCCGGGTGCTCTCGTTTCTGGTCCAAAAGCTGAAGATAGTCGATGACTACGACTGTGCCGCTTTCTGCAGAAGCAAGCTGATCGATGATGTAGGTTGCGCATATGGCGTTGGAGTTGTCGAACTCGAATCTTTCGCCGATGGCCGAAGGGTCTTTACCCAGTGTCCGCAGCCCGCTCAATAGGTCACTCATATTCCACTCTAGGGTAAAAAACCAACCGTATCGACCGGACTGAACGGATTTAACGGCAAGCTCAAGGCCCATCAAGGTCTTGCCATGACCCGGCCGCGCTCCCAACAACACCAGGTCTCCCGGAGCCAACTGGGAGAGTAATTCGCGCGCTGGACTTTCGGCGGAAAGCCGCGCAGCAAGTAGGCTCCAACTCGCGAATCCTTCCTCTTGGGCGACTCGATTCAAGGCTGCGTGCAGCGGTATTTTTCTTTCTCGCGACAGATCTTTGGCCAGCCGTTTCAAGCTGTAGACGGGTACGGACATTTTCATGGTTAAACCTCTCGTTGCGAGCAGACGTCGCAACCCCTCCTTATGCGCCTTGCTCGAACAGTTGGTTCGTGAGTGTTTTGAGCCCCGTATGTGGTGTACTTTCCCGACGGAGGGGGGAGGCATGGGCGGTTGCCTGACCGATATTATTGACCAATAACAGTCCCTTGTCATCGGACAGCGTAGCTCGGGCGTCTTCGCTGTGGGCGTCGTGAGAACATCGGCTTCTGGTCGGTGCTGGCACCCCCGCACGACGCCTGACAGACTCAAAAAAATCATGCAGTTGGGTTGCCAGAAAACAGGCGCTGGCAACAGACCGCTTGCGCTGCATTGCAGTCAGTGCTCGAATACTGCAAACACTCCCACTTGACATAACGCCTGTCGAGCATTCAGGAAATGGGGTTCGAGGTGCAGTGGAACGGAAAACCGGTTTAACTGGTCAATTGAAGTAGCCAAATAGGTTGTGGCCAACTTGCATCGACTTTTTAGCTCGTGTCCATCAGCATTTCGGACGGCCAAGATGGGTTTACTTAATTTGGCTGCACTTCAAAGCGGCACCGGTTAGAAAAATCTAATGC
This is a stretch of genomic DNA from Polaromonas naphthalenivorans CJ2. It encodes these proteins:
- a CDS encoding recombinase family protein is translated as MSQRIGYARVSTDDQNLDLQRDALTRSGCITIYEETASGKSATRIELAHCLKSLRSGDTLVVWRLDRLGRSLSDLVKIIGDLEREGIPFESLSEKIDTGSASGKLQFHVFAALAEFERNLIRERTLAGLTAARARGRVGGRKPKLNEKQIREIKTLLTDPAAQVKDIAERYGVSRTTLYKRVGVVQPLK
- a CDS encoding DNA helicase; its protein translation is MKMSVPVYSLKRLAKDLSRERKIPLHAALNRVAQEEGFASWSLLAARLSAESPARELLSQLAPGDLVLLGARPGHGKTLMGLELAVKSVQSGRYGWFFTLEWNMSDLLSGLRTLGKDPSAIGERFEFDNSNAICATYIIDQLASAESGTVVVIDYLQLLDQKREHPELAVQVRSLKAFARDRGLIVVFISQIDRSYDPVASPLPGLADVRLPNPLDLTLFDRTCFLNNGAIQVSAVN